The genomic DNA gCTCGCTGCAATGCAGAAAATCTCAAGGCACGGGTTCCCATCCAGTGTGAAGCCAtacctgaccctgcttagctttgtaaaTGTGTTAGTGGTTCTATTGCAGAGACTATCCCCATAGGGCCCTTTCTGCCCCTATAGCAATCCtaagcattaggtccagtccatTGGTACTTGTCAATAGGTCTGGTGCCAGAACCAGAGTAACGCCGTGGTTGCGATAAAGGCAAATGAGTTAGCCACAAGTTCCagctatcctttaaaaaaaaaaaaaaaaagccaaatagAGGCCCCCCCCATTTTCTGCATGCTCGCTGAACTACAACGTCTGGGTGTTTTGCAGTAACTTTGCACCCTAGTCTTGCTTTCCTGCAGATGCTTCTATTCCTGTTGTTCCAGGTTCTTCCTTTCATCTACCGAGCCATCGGCTCGAAGCATCTTCCTGCCAGTGACATCTGCTTTGTCCATTTGGATTCTCACCCAGACCTCCTTATACCGGTGAACATGCCTGCAGATACAGTGTTCGATAAAGAATCTCTGTTCAGGTAGGATCGCACAATCCATCTCCTTGAGGAGATGTGGTTTTCATTTTGCATGGGAGCCGGAGTGTTGTCGAGCTGCTTCCTGAACTTTGGGATACTTTCCTCTTGAGAacaagctcacccagtgagcatgGCGGCTCaaagaggggaagaagggaagtcattggctattttaaagtttgtgaaatgtttattttgaaacgTGAAATTGAAAGCttgataaaaattattatatatataaaaagaaagcatTCTAAGTAATGTTCACTTATTAACACAGGCTGTGTGTCACCTTTATTACAATGGCCGCAAGTTTCAACAACAAAGatacgtttactcgtgagtaaattcaaatatagtatcaataCTGTTAAGAGTTAAAGTTTTAAATAAAGATAATGGTTTCAcagacagggccccgtttcggcatagatgccttcctcagctcgtttttttttttaaagaagtgtaaaaaatatttctttgattcttgagtaAATGTGGTgtcttagagaaagttttcctgtgttttctatgcgtagaaatagaaattatatattttttacacttctttgaaaaaaacgagctgaggaaggcatctacgccgAAAGCATCACGAGTAAACGTATCTTTGTTGTTGAAACTTGCGGCCAGAGTTcttagtaacatttatttcagtgtattttgcaataagaactccaacttaatTCACCTTTATTACAATGGCGTTTGTACCCAACCTTCTCAAAGAGCAGCAGCTTTCTCAATccatctttctccccctcttgcAGTGAGCTAAGCATTGAAAACTGGATTATGCCTGCCGTCTATGCTGGGCACTTTTCGCACGTCCTGTGGCTGCACCCGCCTTGGGCTCAGCAAATTAAAGAAGGCACCCATCGTTTCTTAGTAGGTAAAGACACCTCCACTACTACCATAAGGTAATTATTGCCGGCGCCTCTCTAAAGCTGTGTTAGATATAGAGGCTGTTGTTGTGTGGTTCCATCTTAATCGTCTCGCAGGCAGTGACAGGCAGATCCGCACTCTGATTTGGTTGCAAGAAGTTTGGAAGTCAGAAGGCAGGGTGTTGGGAGCTGGCTGGGGGCCGACTGAGTTTGATGGGGCAGTGCCACATTTGCCCCGCCAGATCAGCCTCCACTGCTGGTATGGAATTCTAGAATtattatataccgtatttttccgctccataggacgcaccagaccatagggcgcacctcgtttttagaggaggaaacaagaaaaaaaatttctggttttcctcctctaaaagccctgaatttttttgaggatcagctaaaagttttgcagcttttttgcaaagggaaaagccctggtttcttcaggatcagctaaaagttttgcagcttattttgcaaaggggggaaagcaaagaggaaaagccctgtttttatggggtttaactcgcatttctgcagctgctaaagcaaagggagccttttctacagtttccagacagataatctaatcagctagtcacgtgtcgctggggaaacaaacaacctccctctgcagcacattcaacaatggagggcggggctgaaagggagccgggactcttatctctctcccgatctcttgctgatcagctgctgagcggggtcctttcaacacccccttttctctttgtaaaataaaaagcacgatcctcttttggcccctgggcaattaagctccagggaccaccattcgctccataagacgcacagatatttccccttactttttaggaggaaaaaagtgcgtcttatggagcaaaaaatacggtaattggaagggaccccgagggtccctgcagtgcagaaatctcaggacgcggtctcccatccaatttgaaactataccggaccctgcttagctttgcaaacgtgCCAGCAGTTTATTGCTGTACCATTGGGAGGGATATTTATGGAAATAATTTCATTCTATTGGGCGCATTCCAGAGCCAGTTGGctactttattattattgctgtttcaCTTGTTTATTgaattccatttatgaattgcttcctatgaaactTCTTGAAGCAATTTCACAGTATTTTGGCTACTTTTGGAAAGGGGATGCTAGCCTACGTGGGTCCCCTCTCCTTGCTAAGAATCGCTGTTGTCGCTATTCCAGGGTTACTTGCCCAGACGATTACTTCCTTTCCGATGGTCTGTACGTCCCTGCCGGCCAGCTAGAGGGCGAGAAGTCTTTGCAGCTCAACGTCTGCCTCGTGGATCCTTCGGAAGCCGCCGGCACCCGGGAGGAAAGCCGAGCTGTGCCTTCTGCTAAGAAGCTCAAGTTGAGCGGGGATGGTGCAGCAAACGCCTCGGCGGCCTCTTCGTCGAAGGACGTCCCTCCCCTCGCCCACAGCTGCGCAGGCGAAGAGGCTAGGGGATTCGAAAACAGAACCCCTGTGCAGGAGACAACAGACAGCCTCCGGGGTCGAAAGGATGGCCACCCAATTCCAGAGCTCCTCGAAGACATCCTCCAAGCGATACAGaagggctctgcttatgttctcgATATTGACTTGGATTTCTTTTCCGTCAAGAACCCTTTCAAAGAAATGTACACGCAGGTATAAAACTACCAGGCTGCAGCCTTTGGTCAATTAACCTTGTAGAACGGTGGAGGAAATACCTTTAAAAGCACCCGATGTTCAATTAGGGTTCCCTCTTATTTTTGCTGCTCGGGTGCCACTAATTGTGGCGGCAAAGCAGCACACAAGAGGGGCGGGTTGGCTAACTCTGGGAGGCGCCTGAGTTTGCAGAAGTCCTGAACATcagcagaagggggagggggaaaggtaacccccccaaaaaaaaaacaccctcctgAAGTGTGTTTGTGGGTCAAGGCGGATCTGACTGCCGAAGGGGGCAACAATAGAGTATTTTGGAGGGGCTCTGTTTGCAGGGCTCCCTCTGCCTTTgccagtacgggggggggggggggagagagagttgccTCTTTCTCCGAGGAGAAAGAGACATCCCACtcacccacttcccccccccccaaaaaaaaggatgGGCGGATCCCTGCAGATGGAGCCTGACAGGTTCCATTCGCAGGGCTCCCTCTAGTGAAACGGAGCCCCCAAATCGCTTCTGGCTTGCGGGatgggggctcctttaaacttATCTGTTCAGGTGTCTGCAGATGTCTGCCCCTCAATGGAGGCATAGGGCTCGCTCCGATGGGGGGTCGGGAGAGAGAGCTGCAGCAGTTTCGCCCCATGGGCTAGGGCCAAGACGGCTTGCTTCAACATTGTGCTGTATCGCCGGATTGCGAGGTTCAGCTGGTGATGCGTCGTGAGTTCAAAAGCCATACATCACACAGCCCTTGTCCCTTGCTTCTTGGCTCCTCTCCTCAGCCACccttgcatgtacagtggtaccttggttctcgaacttaatcctttccggcagtccatttgactcccaaaaccgttcgaaaaccaaggggcggtttccgattggctgcaggagcttcctgcacttcagcggaagccgcgtcagatgtttggcttctgaaaaacgttcgcaaacatttgcttccaggtttgtggcattcaggagccgaattACAACTGTATATAATTTAGAACCCAGGGTGGGCAGGGTTAAAGCCGAGGACAGTGGGATGGTCTGGATGAGACCAAAAGATGCTTCCTTCCCTCACAGTTTACAGTCTTGTAACAATTCCTGCACTGCGGGGAGCTGGACAAGATCCTCctcagggtcgcttccaactcaTGATTCCATGAATGCTCAGATAGGACTTCtggggaaaggtaaaggacccctggacggttaagtccagtcgaatttgactatggggtgcagcactcatctcgcttttcaggctgagtgagccagtgtttgtccacagggaGCTTTCCGGTTCACGTAGCCAGCATGCCTGCTACACCACTtttggtgcaatgggacaccgtaacagaaaccagagtttaccggaacgccgtttaccttcccaccacatcaatacctatttatctacttgcactgacgtgctttcgaactgctaggttggcaggagctgggacagagcaacgggagctcactccgtcacggggattcgaaccgccgaccttctgatcggcaagttctaggctctttggtttagaccacagctcctgGTATACCATTGGTGAACTGGCAGGCAAAATGCagccaggaagcaaaacaagcagaaaagagaaaatgGTGTTTTAAAGACTAGATCTCATTTTGTTTGTGCCGTACGTGAAAATTTATAGCAGCATCCGCATAAAGAAATCCTAAGTGGCATGTTGTCTTAATATTCGCTTCATATCTGGGAATTAGGCATTAGCCAAAAGAGTTTCACTTACTCAATAGTTGTGGTT from Lacerta agilis isolate rLacAgi1 chromosome 7, rLacAgi1.pri, whole genome shotgun sequence includes the following:
- the C7H5orf22 gene encoding UPF0489 protein C5orf22 homolog, whose product is MSSDGGSAERGGGGTAGLLRAYAALPVWVVEDHHEVLPFIYRAIGSKHLPASDICFVHLDSHPDLLIPVNMPADTVFDKESLFSELSIENWIMPAVYAGHFSHVLWLHPPWAQQIKEGTHRFLVGKDTSTTTIRVTCPDDYFLSDGLYVPAGQLEGEKSLQLNVCLVDPSEAAGTREESRAVPSAKKLKLSGDGAANASAASSSKDVPPLAHSCAGEEARGFENRTPVQETTDSLRGRKDGHPIPELLEDILQAIQKGSAYVLDIDLDFFSVKNPFKEMYTQEEYKILQELYSFKKPNSNSSEEDLLDCVENRVHQLEDLEAAFADLCDDDTEENLQRWASSPGMKLLVQLVHSLKNRMETPDYEMVHQAGLTCDYSELPHHVSTEQEIESLVQAVERLLRNLPKPTLVTIARSSLDDYCPAEQVQLIQEKVLDVLRLAYGSLEVHLEYLENSCPAGTA